The window AAACTGAAGTTAGtcattgttaaaaatgtcagaaataattGCCACGGATGAGTGGCTGTGGCATTCTTTCAACCTGGACTCAAGCTGTGTTAGTTAGGAGCTTGCAATTGTTTCAAATGcttatgtacattttttgatAAATCTTGCGTTATAGATCAATTGTTCTACTTCCAAAAGACATAATTTCTCCAGCTATGATCAAACTCTGCAAATGAAATTCccttatttatttaaaactgaaaaatgtatcTCCCCTTTTTCTGATAGACGAGTCTGATTTTCAAGGCAGGCTTCGACGCTGGCTTCCTTTACATCCTGTACCACGTCTACGACGGTTACGACATGCCCCGCCTGTCCAAGTGCTCCCTCGAACCGTGCCCCAACACGGTGGACTGCTACATATCACGTCCCACTGAGAAGAAGATCTTCACCCTCTTCATGGTGGTCTCCTCTGCTTTCTGCATCTTAATGTGCATCTGCGAGATGATTTACCTCATCTGCAAACGCATCCAGAAACTGATCAGGAGGAAGactgaggcagagaggaggctgTTCGCTGAGAGTCACGAGATGGCGCCGCTGTCAGCGCCCAGGTCAGAGTTCAGGTCCAAAACATCAATCAGAGTGGATCCTACAGCCTCCATCCAAAACCTCAGTAACTTCAAGGAGATGGATGCGCCACCTCcaaaaaaataatgtacaatATGGCAGGAGTCATGttgaaaaactgagaaaagtaCTCATGGGACACAATGCATTCATCAGACTCTGCAGAGAACTGCTGCTCAACACGAAAGATATCCATCAATTCAGGGATCTCTGAGACAGAGTTGTGtaaatattatcatattaaatGACTTTCTGCAGGGATGCACAACATATTTATGCAATTTAGCCCCTCAAAAAAGATGAGAGGGAATTAAAGGGTGGTGAGTATCTTTTGGAAAAGgtttgtgtgacagtgtggatgtgtgtctatatttgtgtttctgtatgttttattcGCCAGTTGTGCGTTTAAGCTGTTATATCAGGTACTATGTCAATAAAACTAGAAATATATAATGTTGAAATACTCTAAGTCATGTAAATACAGTCTAGAGTGATTTCCCTGTATATACACACTGCCCCCtaatgaataaaacaagatATAGCACACAGAGCACTTCCTTAAGGGGTAACAGTAACCAGCAGAAAGCACTTGAGTGGTTTTTGATCTTTGATATGAAATATGAagatttttattgtgaaagacTTACTTTGGCTcctgttgacattttgtgtaAAACTATTAAATCATATCAAAACTGCTGAAAAATTTGaccaaatatatttttatgtccacagatttgttttttgttttttttaaagaatgaagATTCCAgagaatatatattttgtattatattttgtatttattgttgtcATCTATAAAGTTATTTCtcatatttcagtgtgtgtcctttgtttttttatttgataaaacCTCTACTATTAtaatacatcatacatcatttAAAGCTGTCAGTTAAGGGCTTACGTCTGACTGTGAAGATGAGGAAAGGAAAGGCgacattttgtttgaaataataatatacaatgaaataaaactatGCTATTATATAACTATTATGTACATACCAATGGATGATGATAGATGTgtttataaattaataaaacaagcATTAATGTCATTTGTAAACAATACCAATGGTGAAAtgacataaatatttaatattatacATGAAGTGGTTGGTTATGTACAACGTGTAGCCTGTGCATGTCCACTCACTTTATGTATATccattaaatgattttaaaaatataaaataaatcattaccTTGTCAAAGTCAGGGGAAACTCCCATAAAGCCTGTATTTGTTACCGGATTACACAGTGAATGAGTAACTCACCAAGTATTCTGTTACATTGATTGGAGTGACGGACACAGTGATTCACACTTACTTGTTCCGACGTCATCACTTTTTCCACTCTGACATCCAATCAGAAGCAGGAGACGCGGGTGCGGTTTTGACAGACCCGGAAATGCACCAATAGTTACCCTCAGAAAGTGGTGCCGTATCCGCCTCAGCTGCTGCCTTGTTGAAGGAAGTAAAGTCTGTCAAATATGAGTTTCCACGGCCAGGTAAAGAAATACTACGTCTTGTGTTCCGTCTATGTGAATTAGAATAACATATTAATATTGTTAAATACGTGTGTCATCTACTGTTTGGCCGTGATACAACGTAACTAATAGTGTATGTCATAGAAACACAAGTAACGTTAGCCGTTCGTGTGCTTGCTATGGGGATGTAGATAGCAGTAAACAGTGTGTAActgttgctgtgttttgctAGCGTTACATTAATTTATATTGCGCTAGCATTGGTGGAGTTATAGTTAAGCTATAGAATAGAATAGGACACTATAAAGGGCCTAACTTCTGTAGtatccccctttttttaaagtgcacAGGCAGTCTATTACTTCTTGTGTCATCACTTCGAAGTCAGTGTGTCACAAGATGAGGTAATATGTATAGTACATACATACGTGGTGGGAGAAGTACTCACATCCCtctaagtaaaagtaaaagtaacaatacCTCACTGGTCGTATATTCCATTACAAGTTGCACATTTACCGTTTTGCCCgagtaaaatacagaaatattatCTGCAGATGTTAAAACGTAGGGAAAATGGCCCCCTGCAGAGTACTGTTGTAAAACTAATATTGATGATTTAATCTATAACGAGCGCTGAAACATTGAATAGAGCTCATACGTGTCCATGGTAGCTTCATATAAGATATTGTATAAActaatgacatgttttgtaaGGATAATCTTAACCTGTATGCTGCTGGTGTGAAAGCAGTGAGAAAACGGTGAGAGTATAGTGGAAATGGATGTACTCAAAAGTGGACCTTAAAGGATAATTTCACCctaaaaggaaaattcagtcatcatctacccaccctcatgttgatggaaagtcaggtgaagttgtgtAGTCTACAAAGTTTTATGGAGCTTCACAACTAAACACcgttgtagcattctcctaaacaactgaagtagatgggggcttgttttaaaacgtaaaatgCCTCCATACAGCTCAATTTCAGTCTCCGGAAGCCCCAGGATCCCAGATTGTCTTCAAAAGACGTTAATTACAACCCATTgtaagctgaaatcttcacagtTGCTGCTCAGCTACAAGAGTTGGTGAGatcctgtctgaagtgggtgcacaagctcgaccgcacagcaagggtgtaaataatgtccttctcaatcagtttgggatctcagtttaggagaatgctgccacactgtttggctgtgaagctccagagacaGAAGAACTTTATTGATCATCGTGGGGGGAAATGTGTATGTTTATAGCTGCTCCTTCTAAAGTAGAAATATTACACTGAACGTATAAACAAGATTTAAATAGAGAAACATAATACAACTAAGAGTAAGTAactaaaatatagaaataatTGTAAACAAAATATGTACATTAAAACTACAATATATCGCAactttgtgtgtatatatatatatacagtatctacGTGTTGAAGTAGAAATATTGATAGAAATAGTGATGTAAAGATATGTGCCGTGTGATACACTGTAACTACAGTGTAGATATTAAATTGACAATGGTAAAAAAgcataaagaaagaaacattacCCACCTTTCAATCGGCATTGGGGTGAGTAGATACTGAAACTATCCTTTTAGCACAGTAAATGTCCATTTTAACTATGGGTAGGGAATACTTTACATATTACATAAAGTATTGCATGGTACTCATTATATCCAATTTATGTCgacttttttaaacatttttaatctctTGAGAGACTATAAGAAGCTCCATCTAGCCACACATAGCCTGTGTATTCTTTGTATTTATCATACATTCTCAGTGAACTTGTCTGTCACTGCAGGGCTATCCAGTAGGAGGCCACCCACCACCCGGTGCTCCATACGGGGGAGGCAGTGGTCCCTATGGTCATCACCCTTCAGCTCCATACGGTGGTGCAACACATCAACCAGGAGGTCCTTATGGTGCTTACGGAGCCCCAGGTCAGGGAGGGCAGTATGGGCCGGCACCAGGGGGTCCCCCCGGCGGTCATTATGGCGGTCATTACGGGGGGCAGCCTCATGGAGGACAGCCTCATGGAGGACATTATGGACACCATGCTCCTGCAGGTAATTGTAGGATGAGACTGCAGCTGCCTTAGCTTCTGTAGTAGGTTTGCTTGCGGGACTTGAACGGGCTTATTCTAAACACGAGGAGACTGCAGAtactctccttctcctccttcatggcttctctctccctcactctctggcGGGATGATGGATAGAAAATGACTTCCGTTCCCAGACAGTCATGTAGAGACAGGGTTCAGTTTGTGCCCCTCAGCAGGATTACACGGCTGGAGTGATGACTCCGGTAATACTGAGTGAGGGCTAAACAGAGTAAGAGACAGATGGTTAaggagtgtgttttgtgtgtatatgtgtgtgattaCACTATTTCCTGTAGCAGCTAAGCCTAAGTCAGAGCCCATGTGGCTATCACTCCCCGCAGGGTAAAAATCCATCAGGGTCTGTCCTGAAGTGTCACCTGTCCCTCTCTCCCTATTCATTTTTCTGACAATCAGCCCTCCCTCCACTCCTACCCTCATCTCACaccattttcacacttttttctcttcctccataTATTCAGGTAATGGCCTCTTGCCCGATACTATCTCCCTTATTGCTGAGATGACTTTTCCTCAACCCTTGACCCTTTTTCACACCTTGAGCCTTATAAAACACTGAGCATATATAACTAAGGCTGGGGAGGTATTCTTTTGCAGAATACCAACTAGTTTTACAACTGTAGGGAGATTCACTATTCCTGAGCTCTGCATTTTTCCTTACCTTAAGCTTATACATGATTTTAGTTAAATAAATTGGATAGTGGAAATATTAAAGTTCCTTTAGCGCTGGGGAGGGGGGTACATCATgtttatgtattatgtatatatatttttcctaAAAATGTCATATTCTCAGTTAAATGTGCAGCATGAGGCGCAGTGAAAAAAAGGGTTAATAACAATATCACACTTTATTTGTTGAGGACAGGTGTAGCACTTTGCTTCATGTTAAGTAGGCATGGCAGTCCAAATCCTACCGTTAAAATAAGGTTCCaaggagagaacaggagagttCGCTCTGTACGTGTTGTTTAATCCTAAATTTTGCGATGCAAATTAAGATTAACACATTTGCAGGCACAAATCGGGTAGATTTAACAATAACATTTGTGCCTACGTGTGGTGTATCTGATATTGCGGGTAGATTTAACAATAACATTTGTGCCTACGTGTGGTGTATCTGATattgctgtgttggtgttgttcctacaacatcataattaatgtttttccaGGACCATCAGTAAAAGGGACCAATCACGCTGTTGTAATGTCAAAGCTTTTGCGACTCGTGTTGGGTGTTACATAGGGCATTCTGACTCAGGGGATAGGAAATTGAATCCTGCTTGGAACATATTATGCTGTTCACTTATTATCTTCCATGTCTTTACAGTTTTCTTTCACTGTTTGGTCAGGGTTATCATTTGGGTTCTTATTTGCAATCCAAGTTCATTTGAAGTACTTCCTCTGTTAGTATTTTTTCTTAAGCTTTTAAGAATAATGTCCTTTGAATCAAATGCCATGGAGATAGTTTAACATAACATCATCCCCACTCAGATCTGTCTCCAAAACACATAAAGTTAATGaatgtcaaaaaaacacataattaaatTAGAAATGAGAAACCACATAGAGTTCATGCTTTCTCAGAGGACatgcagatttttgtttttttaggattattttccttttgtttcagcTGAGTATTCAAAAGTTCACTCcaactgtaaactgtgattttgttgttcttttctgtacatgcaacatctattgcatgtcagtccatcctgggagagggatcgctcctctgtggctcttcccgaggtttcttccatctttttttttccccgttagaagggtttttttttcactcactcgaatcgagggtcttaGGACAGAGGATatcgttcactgtacagattttaaagcccactgaggcaatgtgattgtgattttgggctatatgaataaaattgatttgatttgattcgtAAATAACATCGTTTGGATTAAAATAGAACCTTTCTCAACGTTAAACATGTGTTTAAAAGAATAGCTTTTCCCTTGTGcatatttttctggtctttttccCCAAGTCGCTTCACTATGacatacaaaaacatgattggttAGTTTCAGTGATGACCCTgtagcaacattaattatgatgtccCAGGACCAACACTCACATGAACACATCAGAGGTAAATAGTGtgattaaatacatttgttttctttagtaAATCAGACACAAGGAGCTATTATAATGTTATAATAACTAAAAAGACATAAATACTCGCCTTCAAGTAACATGCCAGTATTGTAGCTACAAtagtttaattaaaaagaaGTTTAGTTTGTAGTTGTACGAATTGCATTTGGCTTAACaattaaatataaagtatattaGATGTTATAGTCATTGCATACTGTACTGTTAATGGAGTCAGTGCcttcaccacacacaccaccaggGCCCAAAGTTTGAGTCAAGCACAGATGTCATTTTTTATGATAAAGTTTTTGCAATTTCAACTGTCAGTGAGTTGAAGTGTGTGTCTTCATCTCTCAATAAATAAGAAATTATTTTGCATCAGAACGAGACAGCCGTTTCATTTAGAAGAATCTTCGctgtctctttcttctgtctctttaacTATTCCCCTACTCAGAGTCTGAAAGCTCCAGTGAAATAATAACTGGTAGAAAACATAAGGATGGGAAATAATAAAGAGAATAAATCAGACTAGTCGGCACAGGCAGactgaagatgatgaagaagaaactAGTGATGGAGACATCATGCTAAGAAAACAATCTTCTACTGATGGGCATCTTCAAAGTCAGTCTGAAACTCCCTGTCCTTTCTTCAACATCCTATTACTACTCTTATATATCCTCCCTTCAGGCAACATCCCTCCTGGTGTTAACCCAGAGGCGTACCAGTGGTTCCAGACCGTCGACACTGACCACAGCGGCTTCATCAACCCAAAGGAGCTGAAGCAGGCGCTTGTCAACTCCAACTATTCTGCTTTTAATGACGAGACCTGCCTCATGATGATCAGTAAGTTGCACGACTCAACATAAGTAGCTCTGTGAGGATAAAGAAGTTAGAGATGCTTTGGCAGCGTTTCCTTAGGCAAAATCACACTGGGTTTAACCATATAGAATGCTTTCAGAGAGCTAAGTGGCTTGGTGGAGAAGGAAGTTGCttaggaaaaacaaataaataaaggagtggcaggagaaagaaaatagGCTGGTTTTAAATTCAGAGTAGACCACTAAATCTCCTAAACTTATAAATAGAAATCTCTGTTTCTAAGAGGAGACATTTAGGCAACCAGGAGTCCACCTAAGAAATAACTATGTGACTGATGAGACTAACTAACTGGTCACTAACGAGCCATGTCTATCTTGATGTTGCCCTGCATTCCAGCTGAATTTGCCAGCCAGTGACTAATGTGTCCTATTACCGTAATGAGAAATGTGTGACTTCTTGCTGTTACGCAAGAATAACCGAAGGAAAGCGTCTGAGTCTTGTTTGTGCTGaacatgctgtgttttttatttcctgttagACATGTTCGACAAGACGCGGACAGGTAGAATAGACCTGTTTGGCTTCTCGGCACTGTGGGACTTCATACAGCGGTGGAGGGCGCTCTTTCAGCAGCATGACAGAGACCGCTCAGGGTCTATCAGTGGCATGGAGCTACAGCAAGGTatccctgtttgtttgtgtgtgtgtgtgtgtgtgtgtgtgtgtgtgtgtgtgtgtgtgtgtgtgtgtgtgtgtgtgtgtgtgtgtgtttgtgtgtgtgttaaaaatgcTACAATTTAAAGATAGAAAGTGAAACTTTTCTGCATTAAAGGTTCAATACGGAGGAATTGGCCACCTTGaatttatactccaaacaaataggggcagcatatcacaagaatgataactgctaactgctgctaactgtatctttttatacattcatgACTGCAGCTACTGTTAGCCCTGGACAACCAGGGGAGCACAGAAGGTTTTGTttctgggagaaagaggttttcaggcccagggctagctggttagcatgttatcttcagcagatatctcttcaaaacagtacatagacgtctctgacataacgtcaaaacaGTTATTGCTTCACATTCTGTTACATTTTGCCCCtttaaaaagtctggaaacaactagacctttattgtatatttattatagttgtgtacttacattatcccaaatgtttccaacaattaTCAAGCCCACacaaatttgtaattttatagaaggtaacggtgcatttcgttttgttttatatactgtatatttaattgGGATAGGGATCAATCAAAAATTGTCAGCAAACATGGCCATGATTGGGACAgttgtcttttaaaatgaacaCTGAAATACAACCCAAAGAAGGAAAATTCATTCCCATCTTGGGTATCTTTCCTCTGTCCGTCTCCTTTCTCCAGCCCTCGCTCAGATGGGCTACAACCTGAGCCCCCAGTTTTCTGAGAACTTGGTGCGCCGCTATGCCGTGCGAGGGGCACGACCCGGCATCCATCTGGACCGCTTCATCCAGGTGTGCACCCAGCTCCAGTCCATGACGCAGGTGTTCAGGGAGAGAGACACGGCCATGACGGGCAACATCCGACTCAGCTATGAGGACTTCCTGTCTGGGGCCGTCACCAGGCTCATGTGAGCCTCATTCCACTGACAGACCCACTGCACTGTGGATTCACAGTATCATTCCATGTTCAGGTCATGATTTTGctgagtttttatttctttcccaTAAGTGCCCAAACCTGTTGGTATGTATACGACATATCAGCCAGTACACCTTATTCCATAGCTTGTTGCTGTAAGTAGATAATGCCTTACGCCATGCACCTGACTGAAGTTCAGTGGCTGTTACAAAGGTTATAACATCACTCACCTTTAAACAGCGATAATCTTACCATAGATGCCTTGGTGACAACTATCGGGTCTCTTTTTGACTCTTACCAGTACAGTACTTGATCGAAGTGATGACTAGTTTAAATGAGAAACAAGAGAGCActtgtttacatgtgtttaaTTCACTGAATGTTGACCCAAAAACCACACTAACCAAACATCAGTGTAAACACTTGATGAGAGGAAGTAACACACAGTAAGTGAATCCATCAGTGATCATTTTCACTGCTCCTActgtcaaaatatcaaaattagACTGCATGACAATGATTCTGCTGGACTTCAAATTCATATCCTATGACTTTGCTCACATGCAGCATGATCATAttccattaaaatgattttaaactcTCTTTTACATGTATGCATATCAGGAGTATTCAGCATTCCCAGAGGGTACTTCTATGCAGTGGTTGCGCATTGTATTGAACATTGCTTTGTATTGAAATGGGTCTTATTAAGCAAAACAAGGGCCATTTTATAATATCAGAAttctctcacacactgagaAGGGGGTTTTCCTTAAAGCTCTGTGACTAATTGATTCTGAATGTTTAGGTAAAATGACTTCATTATCCTCTTCTTGCCAAGTTGCATTCCTGTGAGCCAGCATCAGCCATAAAGAATTAAATAATCTGTGGCCAAAAGATATGTGACCCAAAAGCACTGAGAAGTGTTATGTATTATGTTTACCACTTTCACCTCAGTGAAATGAGGGATTCAGTGATTGGGGGGCCAGTATTTTAGCACTCCACTGAGGCTCTGCAGTCAGTAAACATGCCAAAATGGTTTGTGATgccaaaaacaaataaatgcttTTGTATCACATTCTGATGTGTTCATATTCTTGATTGACGACCATTCATACTGATAATACAATACATAAGAGATTTGATGTTTATTACAAGAAGCTGCATACTGTACGTAGTGTTCAATCTGTATCTAAAGATTAaatactgtgtgaatgtgacagaaCAATGggatgttttggggtttttttggtcAAAAAAGCAAGAGAACAGTTATTGTTAGTACTTAAATTGAGGAAAATAGCTTAAGAATTTATATCTTTTCTCAGTTGTTACCGTACTTTCTTTAACAACAAGTCGGAATTTACCTCATCCCCCCAATCAGTCTCTCATTCCTCCCTTTGTTGGCCAGATTGGCCGCACAAAAGAGCAA is drawn from Pagrus major chromosome 3, Pma_NU_1.0 and contains these coding sequences:
- the gjb9b gene encoding gap junction protein beta 9b, which produces MNWSALEALLSGVNKYSTVFGRVWLSMVFVFRVMVFVVAAQRVWGDENKDFVCNTAQPGCTNVCYDSIFPISHIRLWALQLIFVTCPSLMVVGHVKYREKKDMQYGASHKGAHLYANPGKKRGGLWWTYLTSLIFKAGFDAGFLYILYHVYDGYDMPRLSKCSLEPCPNTVDCYISRPTEKKIFTLFMVVSSAFCILMCICEMIYLICKRIQKLIRRKTEAERRLFAESHEMAPLSAPRSEFRSKTSIRVDPTASIQNLSNFKEMDAPPPKK
- the pef1 gene encoding peflin, which codes for MSFHGQGYPVGGHPPPGAPYGGGSGPYGHHPSAPYGGATHQPGGPYGAYGAPGQGGQYGPAPGGPPGGHYGGHYGGQPHGGQPHGGHYGHHAPAGNIPPGVNPEAYQWFQTVDTDHSGFINPKELKQALVNSNYSAFNDETCLMMINMFDKTRTGRIDLFGFSALWDFIQRWRALFQQHDRDRSGSISGMELQQALAQMGYNLSPQFSENLVRRYAVRGARPGIHLDRFIQVCTQLQSMTQVFRERDTAMTGNIRLSYEDFLSGAVTRLM